In Brassica rapa cultivar Chiifu-401-42 chromosome A06, CAAS_Brap_v3.01, whole genome shotgun sequence, a single window of DNA contains:
- the LOC117125740 gene encoding LRR receptor-like serine/threonine-protein kinase RCH1 — protein MEGHNGLCSKGFRSCLFSNGTRLSTQPGEDFVHCTQDSHWIANQFDSGSSGIRRVSGFKGKANDSRRQRFSEGRKPMDMAISHLFRNSTSRLNIHKNIVRFLGCCWNKKNTRLLMYDYMSNGSLGSFLHEGSGECSLGWEVKYRIILGAAQGLAYLHHDCVPPIVHRDIKLVDDGDFARSSKTIAGSYGYIAPEYGYSLKIGEKSNVYSYGVVVLEVLTGKQPIDPTIQDGLHIVDWVKKMRDIQVIDKGLLARPECDVQEMMQTLGVALLCVNTMPEDRPTMRDVAAMLSEIRQEREESTKGVENNGCSGSCNNNGGERIDDSSPSSVVQQTAKYLRNSSKSFSASSLMYSSFYYY, from the exons ATGGAAGGACATAATGGACTCTGTTCCAAAGGCTTCAGGTCTTGTTTATTCAGTAATGGTACACGGCTAAGCACACAGCCTGGTGAAGATTTTGTGCACTGTACTCAAGATAGCCATTGGATTGCTAATCAGTTTGACAGCGGTTCTAGCGGTATTAGGCGTGTTAGCGGTTTTAAGGGCAAGGCAAATGATTCAAGACGACAACGATTCAGCGAAGGGAGAAAACCTATGGACATGGCAATTTCACACCTTTTCAGAAACTCAACTTCACGGTTGAACAT ACACAAGAACATTGTACGGTTCTTGGGATGTTGTTGGAACAAGAAGAACACGAGGCTTCTTATGTATGATTATATGTCGAATGGGAGTTTGGGAAGTTTTCTTCACGAGGGGAGTGGTGAATGTAGCTTAGGATGGGAGGTTAAGTACAGGATTATACTTGGTGCAGCTCAGGGTTTAGCTTACTTGCATCATGACTGTGTTCCTCCCATTGTTCATAGAGACATCAAG CTTGTTGATGATGGTGACTTTGCTCGTTCTTCCAAAACCATTGCTGGTTCCTATGGTTACATAGCTCCAG AATACGGATATTCATTGAAGATAGGAGAGAAAAGTAACGTGTATAGCTACGGAGTTGTGGTCCTAGAGGTACTAACGGGGAAGCAACCGATCGATCCAACGATACAAGACGGACTACACATAGTAGACTGGGTCAAGAAGATGAGAGATATACAAGTAATCGACAAAGGATTGCTAGCAAGACCAGAGTGTGACGTCCAAGAGATGATGCAGACGCTAGGAGTTGCGCTTCTCTGCGTTAACACAATGCCCGAAGACAGGCCCACAATGAGAGATGTGGCTGCTATGCTTAGTGAGATACGTCAAGAAAGAGAGGAGTCAACGAAAGGTGTTGAAAATAATGGTTGCTCGGGAAGCTGTAACAACAATGGAGGAGAACGAATAGATGATTCTTCACCTTCCTCTGTTGTGCAGCAAACGGCTAAGTATTTGAGAAACAGTAGCAAGAGTTTCTCTGCGTCGTCTTTGATGTACTCTTCTTTCTACTACTACTAG
- the LOC103874998 gene encoding probable disease resistance RPP8-like protein 4: MAEIVVSVLAEGVVAFGVEKLWDLLSRESERLQGVHEHVADLERQMRKLQSLLKDADAKKHENEVVRNFLEDVKDIVYDAEDIIESFVLKESSGGEKGIKRRLKRLSCFLVNRRNVSIGIEGITKRLSEVVAEMQNFGIKEIMSDGRSLSLKERQRVQREIRQTFPKSSEKGLVGVEESVEELVGHLVKKDNIQVVSISGMGGIGKTTLARQVFHHDIVRRHFDGFAWVCVSKEFQRKDIWQKILKYLITIDEDVKQMDENELQAKLFLLLGTRTPRHLIVLDDVWKKEDWDRVKDAFPQERGWKMILTSRDEGVGLHADPTCFAFTPTILTPEESWELCEQIALSRRDKTEFIVDKELEAMGKKMVKYCGGLPLAVKVLGGLLANKKYTVEDWKRVYDNIHLRFLSLNVTSGSHLPSSLRNLKLLLYLRLSSSGYVYVPNIFKEMVELRFLFLPFYMKNKTKLELGKLVNLELLGCFRSKSGSIIDLCGMTRLRTLEVVLEGKYTCEILASSLRELRNLDKLSLISLSESDVAPDVDFIWNFIHLRDLVMSMHMPRLPEHSRFPPNLAHISLGECRMEEDPLPILEKLLHLKSVILCFDAFAGRKMVCSKGGFPQLHKLDLVVLKELEEWEIEEGSMSCLRTLSIGFCGKLKEIPEGLKYIISLKELIISGMNKEWKGKLESGGESYYKVQHIPSVQFNYDSDESEE, from the exons ATGGCTGAGATAGTTGTGTCAGTGCTGGCTGAGGGAGTTGTGGCGTTTGGAGTGGAGAAACTCTGGGACCTCCTGAGTCGAGAATCTGAGCGATTACAGGGAGTGCATGAGCATGTTGCTGATCTAGAACGTCAGATGAGAAAGTTACAGTCATTGTTGAAAGATGCAGATGCCAAGAAACATGAGAATGAAGTAGTGAGAAACTTCTTGGAAGATGTCAAAGACATTGTTTATGATGCTGAAGATATAATCGAATCCTTTGTTTTGAAAGAATCTAGTGGTGGCGAAAAAGGGATCAAGAGGCGTCTGAAAAGACTTTCTTGTTTCTTAGTGAATCGCCGAAATGTTTCTATAGGCATTGAAGGCATAACTAAGAGACTGTCTGAGGTTGTTGCGGAGATGCAGAATTTTGGAATAAAAGAAATCATGAGCGATGGCCGTTCACTGTCTCTAAAAGAGAGACAAAGGGTGCAAAGGGAGATCCGACAAACATTTCCGAAGAGTTCTGAAAAGGGCCTTGTTGGGGTGGAAGAGAGTGTTGAAGAATTGGTTGGTCATTTGGTGAAAAAAGATAACATTCAAGTGGTTTCCATATCAGGGATGGGTGGTATTGGTAAAACCACGCTGGCGAGACAAGTTTTTCATCATGACATTGTTCGACGTCATTTTGATGGATTCGCATGGGTATGTGTTTCAAAAGAGTTTCAGCGGAAGGATATTTGGCAAAAGATCTTGAAATATCTTATCACAATTGATGAGGACGTCAAACAGATGGATGAGAATGAGCTCCAGGCTAAGCTCTTTCTATTGTTGGGAACACGAACACCTAGACATTTAATTGTCTTAGATGATGTATGGAAAAAAGAAGACTGGGATAGAGTAAAAGACGCTTTCCCCCAAGAAAGAG GTTGGAAAATGATTCTTACTTCTCGCGATGAAGGTGTTGGTTTACATGCAGACCCAACATGTTTTGCCTTTACACCAACAATCCTTACTCCCGAGGAAAGTTGGGAGCTATGTGAGCAGATAGCCTTAtcgagaagagacaaaactg aattTATTGTTGATAAAGAACTGGAAGCTATGGGTAAAAAAATGGTTAAATATTGTGGAGGACTACCGTTAGCTGTTAAAGTGCTGGGAGGCTTGTTAGCTAACAAGAAGTATACGGTTGAAGACTGGAAAAGAGTATATGACAATATTCATTTGAGATTTTTGAGCTTAAACGTGACTTCGGGATCTCATCTACCATCTTCTCTACGGAATCTAAAGCTTCTACTCTATTTGAGATTATCCTCCAGTGGGTATGTTTACGTGCCAAATATCTTTAAAGAGATGGTCGAGTTGAGGTTCCTGTTCCTACccttttatatgaaaaataaaacaaagctGGAATTGGGTAAGCTAGTGAACCTGGAGCTTTTGGGGTGTTTCCGATCGAAAAGTGGTAGCATCATAGACCTCTGCGGCATGACTAGGCTCAGGACTCTCGAAGTAGTTCTCGAAGGCAAGTATACTTGTGAAATTCTAGCGTCATCTCTCCGTGAATTAAGAAACCTGGATAAGCTTAGCTTGATCTCCTTGAGCGAATCCGATGTGGCTCCTGATGTGGATTTCATTTGGAATTTCATTCATCTAAGGGATTTGGTGATGTCGATGCATATGCCAAGGCTTCCTGAGCACTCTCGATTCCCTCCAAACCTTGCACACATATCTCTAGGTGAATGCAGAATGGAGGAGGACCCACTCCCGATTCTGGAAAAGTTGCTTCATTTAAAGTCTGTTATATTATGCTTTGATGCTTTCGCAGGGAGGAAAATGGTGTGTTCAAAAGGTGGATTCCCTCAATTACATAAGCTAGATTTAGTGGTTCTAAAAGAGTTGGAAGAGTGGGAAATCGAAGAAGGGTCGATGTCATGTCTTCGTACTTTGTCTATAGGATTTTGTGGCAAGTTGAAGGAGATACCGGAAGGGCTGAAGTATATAATCTCTTTAAAGGAACTGATAATTTCAGGTATGAACAAGGAGTGGAAGGGGAAATTGGAATCAGGTGGGGAAAGTTACTACAAAGTCCAACACATTCCTAGTGTTCAATTCAACTATGATAGCGACGAATCAGAAGAATAA
- the LOC103875040 gene encoding uncharacterized protein LOC103875040, which translates to MANATDLDDNHTSRDHYENPYYLHTSDHAGLVLVTDRLTSGSEFHSWRRSIRMALNVRNKLGFIDATIPQPPPSDRHAGSWSRCNDMVATWLINSVSKKIGQSLLFMPTAAAIWTNLMSRFKQDDAPRVYEIEQRLSSIQQGSMDVSTYYTELVTLWEEHKNYVDLPVCTCGHCECDAAMLWERLQQRSRVTKFLMGLNEAYEPTRRHILMLKPIPMIDDVFNMVSQDERQKNLKPTIKPDAVVFQTSASPDAAPIGYYNGPLDNAAYAAQYRPYNKMVCTHCGRTGHTIQKCYKLNGYPPGHKLHNRSSTQAPSRSNLQNGQRSSLPTQGSQQPANIANAVAFSGANSLDLSKFSSEQVQSLINQLTSHVHPTPTTSVSSSSVSPLLTATITSQGYMDPQSSSGTVSIPFPSTSLRYNHKALTFQHNCLSTLSSLPLDSWIIDSGATTHVCSQLTMFSETFPVQGVTVSFPDGTSVPITHTGTIHINASLTLHNVLHVSSFRFNLISVSSLLQHANCSGHFYPRECFIQDHTRDLMIGKGNLFNNLYILAPIITSPATNFCGSLLDGNI; encoded by the coding sequence ATGGCGAATGCGACGGATCTTGACGATAATCACACCTCTCGGGATCACTATGAGAATCCTTATTACCTTCATACTTCAGATCATGCTGGATTGGTACTTGTTACTGATCGATTGACTTCTGGATCTGAGTTTCATTCGTGGAGACGCTCGATACGTATGGCATTGAATGTTCGTAACAAACTTGGATTCATTGACGCCACGATTCCTCAACCTCCACCGAGTGATCGTCATGCTGGTTCTTGGTCAAGATGTAACGACATGGTGGCGACTTGGCTTATTAACTCTGTTTCCAAGAAGATTGGTCAAAGTCTTTTGTTCATGCCTACGGCTGCAGCTATTTGGACGAACCTTATGTCTCGTTTTAAGCAAGATGACGCTCCTCGGGTGTATGAGATAGAGCAGCGTCTTAGCTCGATTCAACAAGGTTCAATGGATGTGAGTACTTACTATACTGAGCTTGTTACACTATGGGAAGAGCATAAGAATTATGTGGACTTGCCAGTTTGTACTTGTGGCCATTGTGAGTGTGATGCAGCTATGCTTTGGGAGAGATTGCAACAACGGAGTCGTGTAACTAAGTTCCTTATGGGACTCAATGAAGCTTATGAACCGACGCGTCGTCATATCCTCATGTTGAAGCCAATTCCGATGATTGATGATGTGTTCAACATGGTATCTCAAGATGAAAGGCAGAAGAACTTAAAGCCTACTATCAAGCCTGATGCCGTTGTGTTCCAGACCTCAGCTTCTCCTGATGCAGCTCCTATTGGTTATTATAATGGACCACTTGATAATGCTGCTTATGCTGCACAATATCGTCCTTATAACAAGATGGTTTGCACACACTGTGGTCGAACTGGTCATACTATTCAGAAATGCTACAAGTTGAATGGTTACCCTCCAGGACACAAACTGCATAACCGTTCCTCTACTCAAGCTCCATCTCGTAGCAATCTTCAGAATGGTCAACGTAGCTCTCTTCCGACTCAAGGTTCTCAGCAGCCAGCTAATATAGCAAATGCAGTTGCTTTTTCTGGTGCTAATAGCTTGGACTTGAGTAAGTTTAGCTCGGAACAAGTGCAGTCTCTGATTAATCAGCTCACCTCTCATGTTCATCCGACACCAACAACGTCTGTTTCTTCGAGTTCTGTGTCGCCTCTTCTCACAGCAACTATAACTTCTCAAGGCTATATGGATCCTCAATCATCTTCTGGTACTGTCTCAATACCCTTTCCGTCTACTAGCCTTCGCTATAATCACAAAGCTCTGACTTTTCAACATAATTGCCTTTCCACACTTTCTTCTCTTCCGCTTGATAGTTGGATTATAGATAGCGGTGCTACTACTCATGTTTGTTCTCAATTGACAATGTTTAGTGAGACTTTTCCTGTGCAGGGTGTGACAGTTTCCTTTCCTGATGGTACTAGTGTTCCTATTACACATACAGGAACCATTCATATCAATGCATCATTGACATTGCATAATGTTTTGCATGTTTCATCTTTTCGTTTCAATTTGATTAGTGTGAGTTCTCTGTTACAACATGCAAACTGCTCTGGTCATTTTTATCCTCGTGAATGCTTTATACAGGACCATACTCGGGACTTGATGATTGGTAAAGGAAATCTTTTCAACAACTTGTACATCCTTGCACCGATTATCACTTCTCCTGCAACGAATTTCTGTGGCTCTTTGCTTGATGGAAACATATAG